In Callospermophilus lateralis isolate mCalLat2 chromosome 10, mCalLat2.hap1, whole genome shotgun sequence, a single genomic region encodes these proteins:
- the Tbccd1 gene encoding TBCC domain-containing protein 1 isoform X3: MSEDEVEKQRNQLSVDTLQFLLFLYIQQLNKVSLRTSLIGEEWPSPRSRSQSPDLTEKSNCHNKNWNDYSHQAFVSDHLSDLLELLLDPEQLTASFHSTHSSLISREAVVALSFLIEGTVSTARKIYPLHELALWQPLHAESGFSKISKTFSFYKLEAWLRACLTGNPFGTSACLKSGKKLAWAHQVEGTTKRAKIACNTHMAPRMHRMVVMSQVYKQTLAKSSDTLVGSHVKIHRCNESFIYLLSPLRSVTIEKCRNSTFVLGPIETALHLHSCDNVKVIAVCHRLSISSTTGCIFHILTPTHPLILSGNQRVTFAPFHTHYPMLEDHMARTGLATVPNYWNNPMVVCRENSDTSVFQLLPPSEFYIFIIPFEMEGDTTEIPGGLPSAYQKALSQREQKIQIWQKTVKEARLTKDQRKQFQVLVENKFYEWLINTGHRQQLDSLVPPAAGSKQAAG, from the exons atgtctgaagatgaagttgaaaaGCAGAGAAATCAG CTTTCAGTGGACACTCTACAGTTTTTGCTGTTTTTATACATACAACAGTTAAATAAGGTTTCCCTGAGGACATCTTTGATTGGAGAAGAGTGGCCTAGTCCCAGAAGCAGATCTCAGTCTCCTGACCTGACAGAAAAATCCAATTGTCATAATAAG aactggAATGATTATAGTCACCAAGCTTTTGTCTCTGATCATCTGTCAGATCTCCTTGAGCTGCTTTTAGATCCAGAACAACTTACTGCGTCGTTTCATTCAACTCATAGTAGTCTCATCTCTCGAGAAGCTGTTGTGGCACTCAGCTTTCTTATTGAAGGCACAGTGAGTACAGCCAGGAAGATCTATCCACTTCATGAACTTGCTCTGTGGCAACCACTGCATGCAGAGAGTGGCTTTTCAAAGATCTCCAAGACTTTCTCTTTCTACAAGCTGGAAGCCTGGTTGAGAGCTTGCTTAACTGGGAATCCATTTGGTACATCTGCTTGCCTGAAGTCAGGAAAAAAATTGGCTTGGGCTCATCAAG TTGAAGGTACGACCAAAAGAGCTAAGATTGCTTGTAATACTCACATGGCCCCTAGAATGCATCGCATGGTAGTGATGAGCCAGGTTTACAAGCAGACATTGGCCAAGAGCTCAGATACTTTGGTGGGGTCGCATGTCAAGATTCATCGCTGCAATGAATCTTTTATATATCTTCTCTCTCCTTTACG atcTGTAACAATTGAGAAGTGTAGGAATAGCACCTTTGTCTTGGGCCCCATAGAGACTGCTCTTCATCTCCACAGTTGTGACAACGTCAAAGTCATTGCTGTTTGCCATCGTTTGTCTATCTCCTCAACAACAGGTTGCATCTTTCACATTCTGACCCCTACGCACCCACTTATTCTCTCTGGGAACCAGAGAGTAACTTTTGCCCCTTTTCATACTCACTATCCAATGCTAGAGGACCATATGGCCAGGACAGGCCTTGCTACGGTGCCTAATTATTGGAATAATCCAATGGTTGTATGTAGAGAGAACAGCGACACAAGTGTGTTCCAGCTCTTACCACCttctgaattctatatttttattattccctTCGAAATGGAAGGGGACACAACAGAGATACCTGGGGGTCTTCCATCTGCTTATCAGAAAGCACTGAGTCAAAGAGAACAGAAAATACAGATCTGGCAAAAAACTGTGAAGGAGGCTCGTTTGACAAA GGATCAAAGGAAACAGTTCCAGGTACTTGTGGAGAATAAGTTTTATGAGTGGTTGATTAATACAGGACATCGCCAACAGCTGGACAGCCTTGTACCCCCTGCAGCAGGCTCCAAACAAGCAGCAGGATAA
- the Tbccd1 gene encoding TBCC domain-containing protein 1 isoform X2: protein MDQSGVLLWVKAEPFIVGALQVPPPSKFSLHYLRKIATYVRIRATEGAYPRLYWSTWKHIACGKLQLAKDLAWLYFEVFDSLSVRTPEKRLEWSEILSNCMSEDEVEKQRNQLSVDTLQFLLFLYIQQLNKVSLRTSLIGEEWPSPRSRSQSPDLTEKSNCHNKNWNDYSHQAFVSDHLSDLLELLLDPEQLTASFHSTHSSLISREAVVALSFLIEGTVSTARKIYPLHELALWQPLHAESGFSKISKTFSFYKLEAWLRACLTGNPFGTSACLKSGKKLAWAHQVEGTTKRAKIACNTHMAPRMHRMVVMSQVYKQTLAKSSDTLVGSHVKIHRCNESFIYLLSPLRSVTIEKCRNSTFVLGPIETALHLHSCDNVKVIAVCHRLSISSTTGDTTEIPGGLPSAYQKALSQREQKIQIWQKTVKEARLTKDQRKQFQVLVENKFYEWLINTGHRQQLDSLVPPAAGSKQAAG, encoded by the exons ATGGATCAGTCAGGAGTTCTCCTCTGGGTAAAAGCAGAACCCTTTATAGTGGGTGCCTTGCAGGTCCCTCCTCCATCCAAGTTCAGTCTTCATTATCTCAGGAAGATAGCCACCTATGTGCGAATCCGGGCCACAGAGGGAGCTTACCCACGACTCTACTGGTCTACATGGAAGCACATTGCATGCGGGAAACTGCAGTTGGCTAAGGATCTGGCATGGCTTTACTTTGAAGTATTTGATAGTCTTTCGGTGAGGACACCTGAGAAACGCCTGGAATGGTCTGAGATTCTCTCCAACTGcatgtctgaagatgaagttgaaaaGCAGAGAAATCAG CTTTCAGTGGACACTCTACAGTTTTTGCTGTTTTTATACATACAACAGTTAAATAAGGTTTCCCTGAGGACATCTTTGATTGGAGAAGAGTGGCCTAGTCCCAGAAGCAGATCTCAGTCTCCTGACCTGACAGAAAAATCCAATTGTCATAATAAG aactggAATGATTATAGTCACCAAGCTTTTGTCTCTGATCATCTGTCAGATCTCCTTGAGCTGCTTTTAGATCCAGAACAACTTACTGCGTCGTTTCATTCAACTCATAGTAGTCTCATCTCTCGAGAAGCTGTTGTGGCACTCAGCTTTCTTATTGAAGGCACAGTGAGTACAGCCAGGAAGATCTATCCACTTCATGAACTTGCTCTGTGGCAACCACTGCATGCAGAGAGTGGCTTTTCAAAGATCTCCAAGACTTTCTCTTTCTACAAGCTGGAAGCCTGGTTGAGAGCTTGCTTAACTGGGAATCCATTTGGTACATCTGCTTGCCTGAAGTCAGGAAAAAAATTGGCTTGGGCTCATCAAG TTGAAGGTACGACCAAAAGAGCTAAGATTGCTTGTAATACTCACATGGCCCCTAGAATGCATCGCATGGTAGTGATGAGCCAGGTTTACAAGCAGACATTGGCCAAGAGCTCAGATACTTTGGTGGGGTCGCATGTCAAGATTCATCGCTGCAATGAATCTTTTATATATCTTCTCTCTCCTTTACG atcTGTAACAATTGAGAAGTGTAGGAATAGCACCTTTGTCTTGGGCCCCATAGAGACTGCTCTTCATCTCCACAGTTGTGACAACGTCAAAGTCATTGCTGTTTGCCATCGTTTGTCTATCTCCTCAACAACAG GGGACACAACAGAGATACCTGGGGGTCTTCCATCTGCTTATCAGAAAGCACTGAGTCAAAGAGAACAGAAAATACAGATCTGGCAAAAAACTGTGAAGGAGGCTCGTTTGACAAA GGATCAAAGGAAACAGTTCCAGGTACTTGTGGAGAATAAGTTTTATGAGTGGTTGATTAATACAGGACATCGCCAACAGCTGGACAGCCTTGTACCCCCTGCAGCAGGCTCCAAACAAGCAGCAGGATAA
- the Tbccd1 gene encoding TBCC domain-containing protein 1 isoform X1, whose amino-acid sequence MDQSGVLLWVKAEPFIVGALQVPPPSKFSLHYLRKIATYVRIRATEGAYPRLYWSTWKHIACGKLQLAKDLAWLYFEVFDSLSVRTPEKRLEWSEILSNCMSEDEVEKQRNQLSVDTLQFLLFLYIQQLNKVSLRTSLIGEEWPSPRSRSQSPDLTEKSNCHNKNWNDYSHQAFVSDHLSDLLELLLDPEQLTASFHSTHSSLISREAVVALSFLIEGTVSTARKIYPLHELALWQPLHAESGFSKISKTFSFYKLEAWLRACLTGNPFGTSACLKSGKKLAWAHQVEGTTKRAKIACNTHMAPRMHRMVVMSQVYKQTLAKSSDTLVGSHVKIHRCNESFIYLLSPLRSVTIEKCRNSTFVLGPIETALHLHSCDNVKVIAVCHRLSISSTTGCIFHILTPTHPLILSGNQRVTFAPFHTHYPMLEDHMARTGLATVPNYWNNPMVVCRENSDTSVFQLLPPSEFYIFIIPFEMEGDTTEIPGGLPSAYQKALSQREQKIQIWQKTVKEARLTKDQRKQFQVLVENKFYEWLINTGHRQQLDSLVPPAAGSKQAAG is encoded by the exons ATGGATCAGTCAGGAGTTCTCCTCTGGGTAAAAGCAGAACCCTTTATAGTGGGTGCCTTGCAGGTCCCTCCTCCATCCAAGTTCAGTCTTCATTATCTCAGGAAGATAGCCACCTATGTGCGAATCCGGGCCACAGAGGGAGCTTACCCACGACTCTACTGGTCTACATGGAAGCACATTGCATGCGGGAAACTGCAGTTGGCTAAGGATCTGGCATGGCTTTACTTTGAAGTATTTGATAGTCTTTCGGTGAGGACACCTGAGAAACGCCTGGAATGGTCTGAGATTCTCTCCAACTGcatgtctgaagatgaagttgaaaaGCAGAGAAATCAG CTTTCAGTGGACACTCTACAGTTTTTGCTGTTTTTATACATACAACAGTTAAATAAGGTTTCCCTGAGGACATCTTTGATTGGAGAAGAGTGGCCTAGTCCCAGAAGCAGATCTCAGTCTCCTGACCTGACAGAAAAATCCAATTGTCATAATAAG aactggAATGATTATAGTCACCAAGCTTTTGTCTCTGATCATCTGTCAGATCTCCTTGAGCTGCTTTTAGATCCAGAACAACTTACTGCGTCGTTTCATTCAACTCATAGTAGTCTCATCTCTCGAGAAGCTGTTGTGGCACTCAGCTTTCTTATTGAAGGCACAGTGAGTACAGCCAGGAAGATCTATCCACTTCATGAACTTGCTCTGTGGCAACCACTGCATGCAGAGAGTGGCTTTTCAAAGATCTCCAAGACTTTCTCTTTCTACAAGCTGGAAGCCTGGTTGAGAGCTTGCTTAACTGGGAATCCATTTGGTACATCTGCTTGCCTGAAGTCAGGAAAAAAATTGGCTTGGGCTCATCAAG TTGAAGGTACGACCAAAAGAGCTAAGATTGCTTGTAATACTCACATGGCCCCTAGAATGCATCGCATGGTAGTGATGAGCCAGGTTTACAAGCAGACATTGGCCAAGAGCTCAGATACTTTGGTGGGGTCGCATGTCAAGATTCATCGCTGCAATGAATCTTTTATATATCTTCTCTCTCCTTTACG atcTGTAACAATTGAGAAGTGTAGGAATAGCACCTTTGTCTTGGGCCCCATAGAGACTGCTCTTCATCTCCACAGTTGTGACAACGTCAAAGTCATTGCTGTTTGCCATCGTTTGTCTATCTCCTCAACAACAGGTTGCATCTTTCACATTCTGACCCCTACGCACCCACTTATTCTCTCTGGGAACCAGAGAGTAACTTTTGCCCCTTTTCATACTCACTATCCAATGCTAGAGGACCATATGGCCAGGACAGGCCTTGCTACGGTGCCTAATTATTGGAATAATCCAATGGTTGTATGTAGAGAGAACAGCGACACAAGTGTGTTCCAGCTCTTACCACCttctgaattctatatttttattattccctTCGAAATGGAAGGGGACACAACAGAGATACCTGGGGGTCTTCCATCTGCTTATCAGAAAGCACTGAGTCAAAGAGAACAGAAAATACAGATCTGGCAAAAAACTGTGAAGGAGGCTCGTTTGACAAA GGATCAAAGGAAACAGTTCCAGGTACTTGTGGAGAATAAGTTTTATGAGTGGTTGATTAATACAGGACATCGCCAACAGCTGGACAGCCTTGTACCCCCTGCAGCAGGCTCCAAACAAGCAGCAGGATAA